One Helicoverpa armigera isolate CAAS_96S chromosome 1, ASM3070526v1, whole genome shotgun sequence genomic window carries:
- the LOC110373795 gene encoding peptidyl-prolyl cis-trans isomerase-like 1, which translates to MLGFSNAGIPDKSWQPPVAVIETTMGTMVVEMYWKHSPITCRNFMELVRRGYYNNTKFHRVIRDFMIQGGDPTGTGKGGQSIYGPQFDDEISSDLKHTGAGVLSMANAGPNSNGSQFFITLAPTQWLDGKHTIFGRIQSGMAVVKRIGLVECDKNDCPVDDVRIEKAYIPK; encoded by the exons ATGCTTGGATTCTCTAACGCTGGGATCCCCGATAAATCGTGGCAACCTCCAGTGGCTGTCATAGAAACAAC AATGGGAACTATGGTCGTAGAAATGTACTGGAAGCATTCACCAATAACATGCAGAAACTTCATGGAGTTGGTTCGTCGAGGATACTATAACAACACAAAGTTCCACAGAGTGATAAGAGACTTCATGATACAGGGTGGTGACCCAACTGGGACTGGCAAGGGAGGCCAGTCGATATATGGACCACAGTTTGACGATGAAATATCATCAGATTTAAAACATACTGGAGCTGGGGTGTTGTCTATGGCCAATGCTGGTCCCAATTCTAATGGATCTCAATTCTTCATCACATTGGCCCCAACACAGTGGCTGGATGGaaaacatacaatatttggAAGAATTCAATCCGGAATGGCAGTTGTTAAAAGGATAGGTTTAGTTGAATGTGACAAAAATGATTGTCCTGTTGATGATGTAAGAATAGAAAAGGCATACATCCCTAAGTAG